Genomic segment of Armatimonadota bacterium:
GCCGCCGGACGCGTGAACCGGTGATACGCCCAATCATCGATCATCCGATGCATCAAAAACTCTCGCTGAGCCAGCTCGCGTCGAAGCGGATTCACCTCATATTTCCGCGCACAAAGGTACACGTTGGCGGCCGGAATCGCCGTCCCCATCGTGTTGCCGGCCGTGTTCCAACCGGCAAACGCCAGTAGGCGGAACGACTTGCCCGTCCGCACCAAAAAGTTGAAAAGCTCCTCGTCCGAGGTCCCGCTCACGCTGAAGTTGATGTCCGCCACCGCGACAGGGAAGCCTTGGTCGATCTCGTTGCGCATCCGCTCCAAAAACGCCTCAAACTGCGGCTCGCGCCGGTCCGGCGTGTTCACATAAAGCGAATAGTCGTACTGGTCGGTGTCCTTGGCCATCTCGGCTCCCGACGCAAAAAGCTGGTCCTGCAGGCTTTCCTTGACCGTCTTCGACTCGTACGACGCGTACTGGTCCTTGCCCGCTTCATCGCTGTAAACGATCCGCACCTTCGGCTTCCAGTTGTGCTCAGCAAGGATCGCCCGCGACAGCAACAGGTTCGAGTGCTGGTCGATGCCCTCGCAGAAGTACACCTTGTCCTCCACGTGGTACTGCGTCGCCAGCCGCTTCAGGCGCGCATTCTCCTGAATGTGGGGCCCGTCCGGCTTGGCGTCGTCCTGCCCCATCACCAAAAAGTCGATCTCTTTGCCGATGGCAAACCGCAGCAGCGCGGCCTGAACCTGATAGTTGCGCCGTCGGGTCTGTTCGTAGTGCTGAATCTCAATCGCCGGAACCATGCGCCGCAGGTTCGTCAACTTGGATGGGAGCGCGGGGTCGTGGGTGCGCTCATACCGGTCCTTCATCTCCTCGTACTTGGCGAGGTTGAGGCGATACGACGCGGCCTCCTTGGTCGCCGTCGGCGTCAAACGCATCGTCGATGCGTACACATACATCTTGATCGGCTCGGGAGCCTTCTTGCGAAAATCGATCAGCCGCTGCAGTCGCGCGATCGCCGTGGTCGTGTCCACGTCGTTCACGCGTGAGGCGATCAGCCCGCCGTATGCGATCATGTCCGAACTGACGATGATGGCGCTCACGTCGTCGAGGCGCTGGGACTCCAGCCAGCCGAAAATCTCGTCCACGTTGCCCGGCGTGGTGAATTTGCCGAGCATGTCGATCGGCGGCGTCTCGACCTTCGTGTCGTTGATCGCGCCGATCATTTGGCAGAACTGACCGGCCGCCGGACGGCTGTCCAACGGGACCAAAAGGATGCGGTTTCGAACCGGAACGGGAGTTTGTGAATAGCCGAGTGCGGTCAGGACAAGGAGGATGGTTAGAAAAATAACCTTGCGCACGGTGGTAGGACTCGGGTCGTCGGTTAGGCGAGCCGTGCGGACCGATTCCTTACGTATTCGGCGCTGCGCTCGACCCACTTCATAAATTCATCGGCATTATCAAGAATAGCTTTAGGGAGTTTGACATACTCCTTCAGAGGATCGGCGCCGGCTTCCGGGCGCATCTCGCCGGCTCCAGGAAGACAAATAGCTTCTTCGTAGTGTTCGGGACAAAGCTTGAGGGCGACATCGTTATCGATGAGGAAGGCAAACATGCGTTCGCCGGTGTAAACGCCCATACCGCCGAACATCCTTCGGGCGCGCACTTCGTAGGCATCTCCTGCCTGCATGATCTGCTCGTACCGAAGTGGTCTGTACACCATCGTTATCAGCTTCCGATCGGCCTATAGAGGCCGCTTCGCCTCCTAACCCCGCAAGCTATTGTACCTGGTTTAACGTTAAAGCGGTTACTAGGTTTTCCCAACTTCCCAGTGGGAAAGCGTTACTTATGTCTCTCTTACACTAAAAGCGATCTCAAAAACCCTTACTGTAAAAGGTGGCACGGATACCACGCCGCAAGACCGAGCAGAGCCGAATCATTGACTCTCTTCACTAGCCACATAGATGCCAAATGGGGTGGCAC
This window contains:
- a CDS encoding DUF4127 family protein produces the protein MYEVGRAQRRIRKESVRTARLTDDPSPTTVRKVIFLTILLVLTALGYSQTPVPVRNRILLVPLDSRPAAGQFCQMIGAINDTKVETPPIDMLGKFTTPGNVDEIFGWLESQRLDDVSAIIVSSDMIAYGGLIASRVNDVDTTTAIARLQRLIDFRKKAPEPIKMYVYASTMRLTPTATKEAASYRLNLAKYEEMKDRYERTHDPALPSKLTNLRRMVPAIEIQHYEQTRRRNYQVQAALLRFAIGKEIDFLVMGQDDAKPDGPHIQENARLKRLATQYHVEDKVYFCEGIDQHSNLLLSRAILAEHNWKPKVRIVYSDEAGKDQYASYESKTVKESLQDQLFASGAEMAKDTDQYDYSLYVNTPDRREPQFEAFLERMRNEIDQGFPVAVADINFSVSGTSDEELFNFLVRTGKSFRLLAFAGWNTAGNTMGTAIPAANVYLCARKYEVNPLRRELAQREFLMHRMIDDWAYHRFTRPAAYQMIDELQDTRDEVYGANFDAVNTFVANDLRKYVRQIFLSQFQYRRFFAGTKEYQISDITDLKIELPWPRAYEVRVDFKLKAEETGPNGSGGS